In Podarcis muralis chromosome 14, rPodMur119.hap1.1, whole genome shotgun sequence, one genomic interval encodes:
- the CA12 gene encoding carbonic anhydrase 12 isoform X1 produces MSATTAAVLLSLFLEAHLSAQAPVNGSKWSYMGSSDGERVWPKMFPFCGGVFQSPIDFHNDVLQYDSTLLPIELEGYNVSPTEEFILTNNGHSVRMSLSQSMRIRSLPSHYSAAQLHLHWGNRNKQEGSEHTIGGRHFAAELHIVHYNSDKYLDVNSAMDKSDGLAVLAILIETGAFNPSFEKIFSHFQNVKYKDQEAFIPGFNVQDLLPDRLDEYYRYEGSLTTPPCYPSVLWTVFRKPVQISEEQLLALESTLYCTQPSDPAPLEMVNNYRRVQEFDERLVSVSFRQGFVPFVVLASSLGSVFILVVAFWLIRRKKSIKQTREEKGVIYKPAISEEENISKA; encoded by the exons GGTCCAAGTGGTCTTATATGG GTTCTTCTGATGGGGAGCGAGTGTGGCCCAAGATGTTCCCCTTTTGTGGAGGAGTATTCCAGTCTCCAATTGATTTTCACAATGACGTCCTCCAGTATGATTCAACTCTTCTGCCCATAGAACTGGAAGGCTACAATGTCTCCCCCACTGAGGAGTTTATTTTGACCAATAATGGACATTCAG TAAGAATGAGTCTTTCTCAAAGCATGCGCATTCGGAGCCTCCCTTCCCACTATTCTGCCGCTCAGCTCCATTTACACTGGGGAAACCGGAACAAGCAGGAAGGATCTGAACACACAATTGGTGGGAGGCATTTTGCTGCTGAA CTCCACATCGTACATTACAACTCTGACAAATATCTGGACGTGAACTCAGCAATGGACAAATCAGATGGACTGGCAGTCTTGGCAATCCTGATTGAG ACAGGCGCGTTCAATCCATCATTTGAAAAGATCTTCAGTCATTTTCAGAATGTGAAATACAAAG atcaggaagcctTCATCCCAGGTTTCAATGTCCAAGATTTGCTCCCAGACAGACTGGATGAATATTACCGCTATGAAGGATCCCTGACCACACCTCCTTGCTACCCAAGTGTTCTTTGGACAGTTTTTCGAAAGCCAGTACAAATTTCAGAGGAACAG CTGCTGGCCCTGGAAAGCACTCTGTACTGCACACAGCCTAGTGACCCTGCCCCTCTTGAAATGGTGAACAACTATAGGAGAGTCCAGGAGTTTGATGAAAGGCTGGTTTCTGTGTCCTTCCGGCAAG GTTTTGTCCCCTTTGTTGTATTAGCCAGTAGCCTTGGCAGTGTCTTCATTCTCGTGGTAGCCTTTTGGCTGATTCGAAGGAAGAAGAG CATCAAACAAACAAGGGAAGAAAAAGGGGTCATCTACAAGCCAGCGATCAGCGAAGAGGAGAATATTTCCAAAGCATAA
- the CA12 gene encoding carbonic anhydrase 12 isoform X3 — MGSSDGERVWPKMFPFCGGVFQSPIDFHNDVLQYDSTLLPIELEGYNVSPTEEFILTNNGHSVRMSLSQSMRIRSLPSHYSAAQLHLHWGNRNKQEGSEHTIGGRHFAAELHIVHYNSDKYLDVNSAMDKSDGLAVLAILIETGAFNPSFEKIFSHFQNVKYKDQEAFIPGFNVQDLLPDRLDEYYRYEGSLTTPPCYPSVLWTVFRKPVQISEEQLLALESTLYCTQPSDPAPLEMVNNYRRVQEFDERLVSVSFRQGFVPFVVLASSLGSVFILVVAFWLIRRKKSIKQTREEKGVIYKPAISEEENISKA; from the exons ATGG GTTCTTCTGATGGGGAGCGAGTGTGGCCCAAGATGTTCCCCTTTTGTGGAGGAGTATTCCAGTCTCCAATTGATTTTCACAATGACGTCCTCCAGTATGATTCAACTCTTCTGCCCATAGAACTGGAAGGCTACAATGTCTCCCCCACTGAGGAGTTTATTTTGACCAATAATGGACATTCAG TAAGAATGAGTCTTTCTCAAAGCATGCGCATTCGGAGCCTCCCTTCCCACTATTCTGCCGCTCAGCTCCATTTACACTGGGGAAACCGGAACAAGCAGGAAGGATCTGAACACACAATTGGTGGGAGGCATTTTGCTGCTGAA CTCCACATCGTACATTACAACTCTGACAAATATCTGGACGTGAACTCAGCAATGGACAAATCAGATGGACTGGCAGTCTTGGCAATCCTGATTGAG ACAGGCGCGTTCAATCCATCATTTGAAAAGATCTTCAGTCATTTTCAGAATGTGAAATACAAAG atcaggaagcctTCATCCCAGGTTTCAATGTCCAAGATTTGCTCCCAGACAGACTGGATGAATATTACCGCTATGAAGGATCCCTGACCACACCTCCTTGCTACCCAAGTGTTCTTTGGACAGTTTTTCGAAAGCCAGTACAAATTTCAGAGGAACAG CTGCTGGCCCTGGAAAGCACTCTGTACTGCACACAGCCTAGTGACCCTGCCCCTCTTGAAATGGTGAACAACTATAGGAGAGTCCAGGAGTTTGATGAAAGGCTGGTTTCTGTGTCCTTCCGGCAAG GTTTTGTCCCCTTTGTTGTATTAGCCAGTAGCCTTGGCAGTGTCTTCATTCTCGTGGTAGCCTTTTGGCTGATTCGAAGGAAGAAGAG CATCAAACAAACAAGGGAAGAAAAAGGGGTCATCTACAAGCCAGCGATCAGCGAAGAGGAGAATATTTCCAAAGCATAA
- the CA12 gene encoding carbonic anhydrase 12 isoform X5: protein MFPFCGGVFQSPIDFHNDVLQYDSTLLPIELEGYNVSPTEEFILTNNGHSVRMSLSQSMRIRSLPSHYSAAQLHLHWGNRNKQEGSEHTIGGRHFAAELHIVHYNSDKYLDVNSAMDKSDGLAVLAILIETGAFNPSFEKIFSHFQNVKYKDQEAFIPGFNVQDLLPDRLDEYYRYEGSLTTPPCYPSVLWTVFRKPVQISEEQLLALESTLYCTQPSDPAPLEMVNNYRRVQEFDERLVSVSFRQGFVPFVVLASSLGSVFILVVAFWLIRRKKSIKQTREEKGVIYKPAISEEENISKA, encoded by the exons ATGTTCCCCTTTTGTGGAGGAGTATTCCAGTCTCCAATTGATTTTCACAATGACGTCCTCCAGTATGATTCAACTCTTCTGCCCATAGAACTGGAAGGCTACAATGTCTCCCCCACTGAGGAGTTTATTTTGACCAATAATGGACATTCAG TAAGAATGAGTCTTTCTCAAAGCATGCGCATTCGGAGCCTCCCTTCCCACTATTCTGCCGCTCAGCTCCATTTACACTGGGGAAACCGGAACAAGCAGGAAGGATCTGAACACACAATTGGTGGGAGGCATTTTGCTGCTGAA CTCCACATCGTACATTACAACTCTGACAAATATCTGGACGTGAACTCAGCAATGGACAAATCAGATGGACTGGCAGTCTTGGCAATCCTGATTGAG ACAGGCGCGTTCAATCCATCATTTGAAAAGATCTTCAGTCATTTTCAGAATGTGAAATACAAAG atcaggaagcctTCATCCCAGGTTTCAATGTCCAAGATTTGCTCCCAGACAGACTGGATGAATATTACCGCTATGAAGGATCCCTGACCACACCTCCTTGCTACCCAAGTGTTCTTTGGACAGTTTTTCGAAAGCCAGTACAAATTTCAGAGGAACAG CTGCTGGCCCTGGAAAGCACTCTGTACTGCACACAGCCTAGTGACCCTGCCCCTCTTGAAATGGTGAACAACTATAGGAGAGTCCAGGAGTTTGATGAAAGGCTGGTTTCTGTGTCCTTCCGGCAAG GTTTTGTCCCCTTTGTTGTATTAGCCAGTAGCCTTGGCAGTGTCTTCATTCTCGTGGTAGCCTTTTGGCTGATTCGAAGGAAGAAGAG CATCAAACAAACAAGGGAAGAAAAAGGGGTCATCTACAAGCCAGCGATCAGCGAAGAGGAGAATATTTCCAAAGCATAA
- the CA12 gene encoding carbonic anhydrase 12 isoform X2: MSATTAAVLLSLFLEAHLSAQAPVNGSSDGERVWPKMFPFCGGVFQSPIDFHNDVLQYDSTLLPIELEGYNVSPTEEFILTNNGHSVRMSLSQSMRIRSLPSHYSAAQLHLHWGNRNKQEGSEHTIGGRHFAAELHIVHYNSDKYLDVNSAMDKSDGLAVLAILIETGAFNPSFEKIFSHFQNVKYKDQEAFIPGFNVQDLLPDRLDEYYRYEGSLTTPPCYPSVLWTVFRKPVQISEEQLLALESTLYCTQPSDPAPLEMVNNYRRVQEFDERLVSVSFRQGFVPFVVLASSLGSVFILVVAFWLIRRKKSIKQTREEKGVIYKPAISEEENISKA; the protein is encoded by the exons GTTCTTCTGATGGGGAGCGAGTGTGGCCCAAGATGTTCCCCTTTTGTGGAGGAGTATTCCAGTCTCCAATTGATTTTCACAATGACGTCCTCCAGTATGATTCAACTCTTCTGCCCATAGAACTGGAAGGCTACAATGTCTCCCCCACTGAGGAGTTTATTTTGACCAATAATGGACATTCAG TAAGAATGAGTCTTTCTCAAAGCATGCGCATTCGGAGCCTCCCTTCCCACTATTCTGCCGCTCAGCTCCATTTACACTGGGGAAACCGGAACAAGCAGGAAGGATCTGAACACACAATTGGTGGGAGGCATTTTGCTGCTGAA CTCCACATCGTACATTACAACTCTGACAAATATCTGGACGTGAACTCAGCAATGGACAAATCAGATGGACTGGCAGTCTTGGCAATCCTGATTGAG ACAGGCGCGTTCAATCCATCATTTGAAAAGATCTTCAGTCATTTTCAGAATGTGAAATACAAAG atcaggaagcctTCATCCCAGGTTTCAATGTCCAAGATTTGCTCCCAGACAGACTGGATGAATATTACCGCTATGAAGGATCCCTGACCACACCTCCTTGCTACCCAAGTGTTCTTTGGACAGTTTTTCGAAAGCCAGTACAAATTTCAGAGGAACAG CTGCTGGCCCTGGAAAGCACTCTGTACTGCACACAGCCTAGTGACCCTGCCCCTCTTGAAATGGTGAACAACTATAGGAGAGTCCAGGAGTTTGATGAAAGGCTGGTTTCTGTGTCCTTCCGGCAAG GTTTTGTCCCCTTTGTTGTATTAGCCAGTAGCCTTGGCAGTGTCTTCATTCTCGTGGTAGCCTTTTGGCTGATTCGAAGGAAGAAGAG CATCAAACAAACAAGGGAAGAAAAAGGGGTCATCTACAAGCCAGCGATCAGCGAAGAGGAGAATATTTCCAAAGCATAA
- the CA12 gene encoding carbonic anhydrase 12 isoform X4, whose product MSATTAAVLLSLFLEAHLSAQAPVNGSKWSYMGSSDGERVWPKMFPFCGGVFQSPIDFHNDVLQYDSTLLPIELEGYNVSPTEEFILTNNGHSVRMSLSQSMRIRSLPSHYSAAQLHLHWGNRNKQEGSEHTIGGRHFAAELHIVHYNSDKYLDVNSAMDKSDGLAVLAILIETGAFNPSFEKIFSHFQNVKYKDQEAFIPGFNVQDLLPDRLDEYYRYEGSLTTPPCYPSVLWTVFRKPVQISEEQLLALESTLYCTQPSDPAPLEMVNNYRRVQEFDERLVSVSFRQGRHFLGSFKGSDEAIQENEFDT is encoded by the exons GGTCCAAGTGGTCTTATATGG GTTCTTCTGATGGGGAGCGAGTGTGGCCCAAGATGTTCCCCTTTTGTGGAGGAGTATTCCAGTCTCCAATTGATTTTCACAATGACGTCCTCCAGTATGATTCAACTCTTCTGCCCATAGAACTGGAAGGCTACAATGTCTCCCCCACTGAGGAGTTTATTTTGACCAATAATGGACATTCAG TAAGAATGAGTCTTTCTCAAAGCATGCGCATTCGGAGCCTCCCTTCCCACTATTCTGCCGCTCAGCTCCATTTACACTGGGGAAACCGGAACAAGCAGGAAGGATCTGAACACACAATTGGTGGGAGGCATTTTGCTGCTGAA CTCCACATCGTACATTACAACTCTGACAAATATCTGGACGTGAACTCAGCAATGGACAAATCAGATGGACTGGCAGTCTTGGCAATCCTGATTGAG ACAGGCGCGTTCAATCCATCATTTGAAAAGATCTTCAGTCATTTTCAGAATGTGAAATACAAAG atcaggaagcctTCATCCCAGGTTTCAATGTCCAAGATTTGCTCCCAGACAGACTGGATGAATATTACCGCTATGAAGGATCCCTGACCACACCTCCTTGCTACCCAAGTGTTCTTTGGACAGTTTTTCGAAAGCCAGTACAAATTTCAGAGGAACAG CTGCTGGCCCTGGAAAGCACTCTGTACTGCACACAGCCTAGTGACCCTGCCCCTCTTGAAATGGTGAACAACTATAGGAGAGTCCAGGAGTTTGATGAAAGGCTGGTTTCTGTGTCCTTCCGGCAAG GAAGACACTTTCTGGGGAGTTTCAAAGGATCCGATGAAGCCATACAGGAGAATGAGTTTGACACGTAA